A single Candidatus Krumholzibacteriia bacterium DNA region contains:
- a CDS encoding pyruvate flavodoxin/ferredoxin oxidoreductase, whose protein sequence is MREFTDGSTAIVRGALDAGCTFFAGYPITPASPILMQMIRELPKVGGVAIQAEDEIASIGMCIGATLAGSRAMTASSGPGLSLYSENIGLAIIGEVPLVIVDVQRLGPATGGATTVGQGDVQFARWGTAGGYPVIVLAPSSVTECYAITRRAFDLAERFRCPVIVLTDKELNMTTTTVDVTRYEAPPVRARTVLPAGEAPYRYSPADQVPPIAQYGTGGMVRFTGSTHDERAFITKAPDKVDAMNEHLRAKIEDHTDEIELVTADLEPGATTLFVSFGITAGSMRRAVCDIREAGNKVSSLTIHSLWPVPERAIRAALAGVDRVVVAELNHGLYRREIERVAAGVTVEGINRRDGELITPEQFVEMLTTGSAS, encoded by the coding sequence ATGCGAGAATTCACCGACGGTTCCACCGCCATTGTCCGCGGCGCGCTCGACGCCGGCTGCACCTTCTTTGCCGGCTATCCCATCACGCCCGCCTCACCCATCCTCATGCAGATGATCCGCGAGCTGCCCAAGGTGGGCGGCGTGGCCATCCAGGCGGAGGACGAGATCGCGTCCATCGGCATGTGCATCGGCGCGACACTCGCCGGCTCGCGCGCGATGACCGCGAGCAGCGGGCCGGGACTCTCCTTATATAGCGAGAACATCGGGCTCGCCATCATCGGCGAGGTGCCGTTGGTGATCGTGGACGTGCAGCGCCTCGGGCCCGCCACCGGTGGCGCCACCACGGTGGGACAGGGCGACGTGCAGTTTGCGCGCTGGGGAACGGCGGGCGGCTATCCGGTGATCGTGCTGGCGCCGTCGTCGGTGACGGAGTGCTACGCCATCACGCGGCGCGCGTTCGACCTGGCGGAGCGTTTTCGCTGCCCGGTGATCGTTCTCACCGACAAGGAACTCAACATGACCACCACCACGGTGGACGTGACCCGCTACGAAGCGCCGCCGGTGCGCGCGCGCACGGTGCTGCCCGCGGGCGAGGCGCCGTATCGCTACTCGCCCGCGGACCAGGTGCCGCCGATCGCGCAGTATGGCACCGGGGGGATGGTGCGCTTCACCGGCTCCACCCACGACGAGCGCGCGTTTATTACGAAGGCGCCCGACAAAGTGGACGCGATGAACGAGCACCTGCGCGCCAAGATCGAGGATCACACCGACGAAATCGAACTCGTGACCGCCGACCTCGAGCCCGGTGCCACCACACTGTTCGTGAGTTTCGGCATCACCGCGGGGTCCATGCGCCGGGCGGTGTGTGACATTCGGGAGGCGGGGAACAAGGTGTCTTCGCTCACAATCCACAGCCTGTGGCCGGTGCCGGAGCGCGCCATCCGCGCGGCACTCGCCGGAGTCGATCGCGTGGTGGTGGCGGAGTTGAACCATGGCCTGTACCGCCGCGAGATCGAACGGGTGGCAGCGGGCGTCACGGTGGAAGGAATCAACCGGCGCGACGGCGAGTTGATCACGCCCGAGCAGTTCGTGGAAATGCTGACCACGGGGAGCGCGTCATGA